In Nocardioides faecalis, the following proteins share a genomic window:
- a CDS encoding AAA family ATPase, translating to MREHHVEPLTPPPPPRGQRVERPTPAAGAADVDAVARVAERIRDNVEKVIEGKPEVVSAAIVVLLAEGHLLIEDIPGVGKTMLSKALARSIDSTVRRIQFTPDLLPSDITGVSVYDQSTRSFEFRPGAIFANVVIGDEINRASPKTQSALLECMAERQVSVDSVTYQLESPFMVIATQNPVEMEGTYPLPEAQRDRFLARVSIGYPVPAAEIAMLSNHGATNPLDDLEPVTDTAEVRKLCATVADVHVSEAVQRYAVALTSATRQSPELVLGASPRATLHLVRAAKARAAMHRRDYVLPDDLLVLLQPVLAHRLLPGPEATVAGRGAHSILADIANRVPVPDPASY from the coding sequence ATGAGGGAGCACCACGTGGAGCCGCTGACACCCCCGCCCCCGCCCCGTGGCCAGCGCGTCGAGAGACCGACCCCGGCGGCCGGTGCGGCCGACGTCGATGCCGTCGCCCGCGTCGCCGAGCGGATCCGCGACAACGTGGAGAAGGTGATCGAGGGCAAGCCCGAGGTGGTCTCCGCCGCGATCGTCGTCCTGCTCGCCGAGGGCCACCTGCTCATCGAGGACATCCCCGGGGTCGGCAAGACGATGCTCAGCAAGGCACTGGCGCGCAGCATCGACTCCACCGTGCGACGCATCCAGTTCACGCCGGACCTGCTGCCCTCGGACATCACCGGCGTCTCGGTCTACGACCAGTCGACGCGCAGCTTCGAGTTCCGTCCCGGCGCGATCTTCGCCAACGTCGTGATCGGCGACGAGATCAACCGCGCCTCCCCCAAGACCCAGTCCGCGCTGCTGGAGTGCATGGCCGAGCGCCAGGTCAGCGTCGACAGCGTCACCTACCAGCTCGAGTCGCCGTTCATGGTGATCGCGACCCAGAACCCGGTGGAGATGGAGGGCACCTACCCCCTGCCCGAGGCGCAGCGGGACCGGTTCCTCGCCCGGGTCTCGATCGGCTACCCCGTGCCGGCGGCCGAGATCGCGATGCTCAGCAACCACGGGGCGACGAACCCCCTCGACGACCTCGAGCCGGTCACCGACACCGCCGAGGTGCGCAAGCTGTGCGCCACCGTCGCCGACGTGCACGTCTCCGAGGCGGTGCAGCGCTACGCCGTCGCGCTGACCTCGGCCACCCGGCAGAGCCCCGAGCTGGTCCTGGGCGCCTCGCCGCGAGCCACCCTGCACCTCGTGCGGGCCGCGAAGGCGCGCGCCGCCATGCACCGCCGCGACTACGTGCTGCCCGACGACCTGCTGGTCCTGCTCCAGCCCGTGCTCGCCCACCGCCTGCTGCCCGGCCCGGAGGCGACGGTGGCCGGGCGCGGGGCGCACTCGATCCTGGCGGACATCGCCAACCGGGTACCGGTCCCCGACCCGGCGTCGTACTGA
- a CDS encoding DUF58 domain-containing protein, producing MRRPFSPLTLRGRTFLAAGLTAIACAVVLGQPALSRVGVLVASLPLLALLLARRRVPDLQVSRDVQPRTLRAGESARIGLTIAAGSGRAPGALLVEDGVPYALGDRPRLVLQGLGQRWERSVDYPVRADLRGQYAVGPLVVRMGDPFGLVERRRAVPGVATLVVTPRVVPLSAIPAAGGWQGTGEHRAQAFAAGSTEDASVREYRRGDDLRRVHWRSSARVGELMVRREEEPWEAHAHVLLDNRAHVHRGQGAGSSLETAVVAAASVITHLASQGYSVRLSTAEGTVALNAEEALQRLAVLQLVPHALLQPAHRGDAPRGGVVVAILGQLADADAPALRRLRHEAAAALAMVLDVAQWSATGRSDGAAAAAAPLLVAGWRAVGLGPRDRLDAVWRDLGRTAVRAAAAAPRQAAGQ from the coding sequence GTGCGCCGGCCGTTCTCCCCTCTCACCCTGCGCGGACGCACGTTCCTCGCCGCCGGGCTCACCGCCATCGCCTGCGCCGTCGTCCTCGGCCAGCCCGCGCTGAGCCGGGTGGGCGTGCTGGTGGCCAGTCTTCCGCTGCTGGCGCTGCTGTTGGCGCGGCGCCGCGTGCCGGACCTGCAGGTGAGTCGGGACGTGCAGCCGCGCACGCTGCGTGCGGGCGAGTCGGCGCGGATCGGGCTGACGATCGCCGCCGGATCGGGCCGCGCCCCCGGCGCGCTGCTGGTGGAGGACGGGGTGCCCTACGCGCTCGGCGACCGGCCACGCCTCGTGCTGCAGGGCCTGGGCCAGCGGTGGGAGCGCAGCGTCGACTACCCGGTGCGCGCAGACCTTCGCGGTCAGTACGCCGTCGGTCCGCTCGTGGTGCGCATGGGCGACCCGTTCGGCCTTGTCGAACGACGCCGCGCGGTGCCGGGGGTCGCGACGCTGGTCGTCACGCCGCGCGTGGTCCCGCTGTCGGCGATCCCCGCCGCCGGCGGTTGGCAGGGCACCGGCGAGCACCGGGCCCAGGCGTTCGCCGCCGGGTCGACCGAGGACGCCAGCGTGCGCGAGTACCGGCGTGGCGACGACCTGCGGCGGGTGCACTGGCGCAGCTCCGCCCGTGTCGGCGAGCTCATGGTGCGCCGCGAGGAGGAGCCGTGGGAGGCACACGCCCACGTGCTCCTCGACAACCGGGCGCACGTGCACCGTGGCCAGGGCGCCGGCTCCAGCCTGGAGACGGCTGTCGTGGCCGCCGCGTCGGTGATCACCCACCTGGCCTCCCAGGGCTACTCCGTCCGGCTGAGCACCGCCGAGGGGACGGTGGCGCTCAACGCCGAGGAGGCGCTGCAGCGCCTGGCCGTGCTGCAGCTGGTCCCGCACGCCCTCCTGCAGCCCGCGCACCGCGGCGACGCACCCCGGGGCGGGGTCGTGGTGGCGATCCTGGGCCAGCTCGCCGACGCCGATGCCCCGGCCCTGCGCCGCCTGCGCCACGAGGCCGCCGCCGCGCTCGCGATGGTCCTCGACGTCGCGCAGTGGTCGGCCACCGGCAGGAGCGACGGCGCGGCCGCCGCGGCGGCGCCGCTGCTGGTCGCGGGGTGGCGGGCCGTGGGGCTGGGGCCGCGTGACCGCCTCGACGCCGTGTGGCGCGACCTCGGTCGCACCGCGGTCCGGGCCGCAGCGGCGGCACCGCGACAGGCGGCCGGGCAGTGA